Proteins encoded within one genomic window of Sphaerotilus montanus:
- a CDS encoding YegP family protein: MAGTFELKAAGQDQFRFSLKAGNHQTILTSQSYASKVSALNGIESVRTNSQLEARFDRRTSKAGEPYFVLTAGNGQIIGQSEMYSSAAAMENGIQSVTRNGADAVLKDLTAEV; this comes from the coding sequence ATGGCAGGTACGTTCGAGCTCAAGGCCGCTGGCCAGGACCAGTTCCGCTTCTCGCTGAAAGCGGGCAATCACCAGACCATCCTCACCAGCCAGTCCTACGCCAGCAAGGTGTCGGCGCTGAATGGCATCGAGTCGGTGCGCACCAACAGCCAGCTGGAGGCACGCTTCGACCGCCGCACCTCCAAGGCCGGCGAGCCGTATTTCGTGCTCACGGCCGGCAATGGCCAGATCATCGGCCAGAGCGAGATGTACTCGTCCGCCGCGGCGATGGAAAACGGCATCCAGTCCGTCACCCGCAATGGTGCGGATGCCGTGCTCAAGGACCTGACCGCCGAGGTCTGA
- a CDS encoding MerR family transcriptional regulator yields MKLRTPATPSTASSPVPDPAEDRSPRFRSAAVARMTGIAVATLRVWERRYRVVAPPQSATGHRLYSSANVRRLGLIRALIDRGHAIGTLAPLDDAALQRLLMTAVPVERATLSPEETGPADGPHGHTRAALPDVPDLGIWALGRTLPAAVVEQASRLAGTPQLQTWSELAQAEAALTGPGQTLDVLAVELDTLNADHADRLLALRSRVSARQTLVVYGFGSDAVVQHLRRQGITVWRGPMGRAEMGLLLRTVLGVATTYTAATSAEPEVPRLSPEALALAARSTSRVLCECPRHLAELIQLLGDFEDYSDQCAVDSPADRQLHDDLGAAARHARGEFEQALRRLAAEEGWSLAGGRPRQS; encoded by the coding sequence ATGAAACTCCGCACCCCAGCCACGCCGTCCACCGCATCCTCCCCCGTGCCGGATCCCGCCGAAGACCGCAGCCCGCGCTTCCGCAGCGCCGCCGTCGCCCGCATGACGGGCATCGCGGTGGCCACGCTGCGGGTGTGGGAGCGGCGTTACCGCGTCGTCGCGCCGCCGCAGTCGGCCACCGGGCACCGGCTGTATTCGTCGGCGAACGTGCGCCGGCTCGGTCTGATCCGGGCCTTGATCGACCGCGGCCACGCCATCGGCACCCTGGCGCCGCTGGACGATGCCGCGCTGCAGCGCCTGCTGATGACGGCCGTCCCCGTGGAGCGCGCCACCCTGTCGCCCGAGGAGACCGGCCCGGCCGACGGGCCGCACGGACACACCCGCGCGGCGCTGCCCGACGTGCCGGATCTGGGCATCTGGGCGCTCGGCCGCACGCTGCCTGCCGCGGTGGTCGAGCAGGCCAGCCGGCTCGCCGGCACGCCGCAGCTGCAGACCTGGTCCGAACTCGCCCAGGCCGAGGCGGCGCTGACCGGGCCGGGGCAGACGCTGGACGTGCTCGCGGTCGAACTCGACACGCTCAATGCCGACCACGCCGACCGCCTGCTGGCGCTGCGCAGCCGGGTGTCGGCGCGGCAGACGCTGGTCGTGTACGGATTCGGTTCGGACGCGGTGGTGCAGCACCTGCGCCGCCAGGGCATCACGGTCTGGCGCGGGCCGATGGGGCGGGCGGAGATGGGGCTGCTGTTGCGCACGGTGCTGGGCGTGGCCACCACGTACACCGCGGCGACATCGGCCGAACCGGAGGTGCCACGCCTGTCGCCCGAGGCGCTGGCGCTGGCGGCACGCTCGACCAGCCGGGTGCTGTGCGAGTGTCCGCGCCACCTGGCCGAGCTGATCCAGCTGCTGGGCGACTTCGAGGACTACAGCGACCAGTGCGCCGTCGATTCGCCCGCCGACCGCCAGCTGCACGACGACCTGGGCGCTGCGGCGCGCCATGCGCGGGGCGAATTCGAGCAGGCGCTGCGCCGGCTGGCCGCCGAGGAGGGCTGGTCGCTGGCCGGGGGTCGGCCGCGCCAATCTTGA